One part of the Theropithecus gelada isolate Dixy chromosome 5, Tgel_1.0, whole genome shotgun sequence genome encodes these proteins:
- the UCP1 gene encoding mitochondrial brown fat uncoupling protein 1: protein MGGLTASDVHPTLGIQLFSAGIAACLADVITFPLDTAKVRLQVQGERPTSSAIRYKGVLGTITTLVKTEGRMKLYSGLPAGLQRQISSTSLRIGLYDTVQEFLTAGKETTPSLGSKILAGLMTGGVAVFIGQPTEVVKVRLQAQSHLHGIKPRYTGTYNAYRIVATTEGLTGLWKGTTPNLMRSVIINCTELVTYDLMKEAFVKNNILADDVTCHLVSALIAGFCATAMSSPVDVVKTRFINSPPGQYRSVPNCAMKMFTNEGPTAFFKGLVPSFLRLGSWNVIMFVCFEQLKRELSKSRQTMDCAT from the exons ATGGGGGGCCTGACAGCCTCGGACGTGCACCCGACCCTGGGGATCCAGCTCTTCTCAGCTGGCATAGCCGCGTGCTTAGCGGACGTGATCACCTTCCCGCTGGACACGGCCAAAGTCCGGCTCCAG GTCCAAGGCGAACGCCCGACGTCCAGTGCTATTAGGTATAAAGGTGTCCTGGGAACAATCACCACTCTGGTCAAAACAGAAGGGCGGATGAAACTCTACAGTGGGCTGCCTGCCGGGCTTCAGAGACAGATCAGCTCCACCTCTCTCAGGATCGGCCTCTATGACACGGTCCAGGAGTTCCTCACCGCAGGCAAAGAAA CAACACCTAGTTTAGGAAGCAAGATCTTAGCTGGTCTAATGACTGGAGGAGTGGCAGTATTCATCGGACAACCCACAGAGGTTGTGAAAGTCAGACTTCAAGCGCAGAGCCATCTCCACGGTATCAAACCTCGCTACACGGGGACTTATAACGCGTACAGAATAGTAGCAACAACGGAAGGCTTGACGGGTCTTTGGAAAG ggacTACCCCCAATCTGATGAGAAGTGTCATCATCAATTGTACAGAGCTGGTAACATATGATCTAATGAAGGAGGCCTTTGTGAAAAACAACATATTAGCAG ATGACGTCACCTGCCACTTGGTGTCGGCTCTTATTGCTGGATTTTGCGCAACAGCTATGTCCTCCCCGGTGGATGTAGTAAAAACCAGATTTATTAATTCTCCACCAGGACAGTATAGAAGTGTGCCCAACTGTGCAATGAAAATGTTCACTAATGAAGGACCAACGGCTTTTTTCAAGGG GTTGGTACCTTCCTTCTTGCGACTCGGATCCTGGAACGTCATTATGTTTGTGTGCTTTGAACAACTGAAACGAGAACTGTCAAAGTCAAGGCAGACTATGGACTGTGCCACATAA